A single genomic interval of Psychroserpens sp. NJDZ02 harbors:
- a CDS encoding isocitrate lyase produces the protein MKNLAQTNYSSALDTVKNLKAKYGNTWNAIRPESAARMATQNRFKTGLDIAKYTASIMREDMAAYDADPSNYTQSLGCWHGFVAQQKMIAVKKHHKTTSKRYLYLSGWMVAALRSEFGPLPDQSMHEKTAVPSLIAEIYDFLRQADAIELNDLFKRLENGEDVQDLIDNYETHIVPIIADIDAGFGNEEATYLLTKKMIEAGACAIQIENQVSDAKQCGHQDGKVTVPHEDFIAKLNAIRYAFLELSVDDGVIVARTDSEGAGLTQKLPVSQEPGDLASQYLAFVEAEAIDITEAKEGDVLLKRDGKLVRPVRLANGLYKFKEGSNIDRVVLDCITSLQNGADLLWIETPTPNVKQIAHMVNRVKAVVPNAKLVYNNSPSFNWTLNFRNQAYEAMLAEGEDVTAYDKNNLMAAEYDATPLCLRADQNIKTFQKDGARDAGIFHHLITLPTYHTTALHMNDLTKGYFGDDGMLAYVKGVQREEIRKGVSCVKHQRMAGSDLGDDHKTFFAGDKALKAGGENNTSNQFESKTNTTKPELVLDK, from the coding sequence ATGAAAAATTTAGCACAAACAAATTATAGTTCGGCTTTAGACACTGTTAAAAATCTAAAAGCTAAGTATGGTAACACCTGGAATGCCATCCGTCCAGAAAGTGCAGCGAGAATGGCAACACAAAATCGTTTTAAAACAGGATTAGACATCGCTAAATATACGGCTAGCATTATGAGAGAAGATATGGCTGCTTATGATGCTGACCCTTCTAACTACACACAATCATTAGGCTGCTGGCACGGGTTTGTCGCCCAACAAAAAATGATTGCCGTAAAAAAACATCATAAAACAACAAGTAAACGTTATTTATACCTTTCTGGATGGATGGTTGCTGCCCTACGTTCAGAATTTGGACCATTACCAGATCAGTCTATGCATGAAAAAACGGCAGTACCGAGTTTGATTGCAGAGATCTATGATTTTTTACGTCAAGCGGATGCTATAGAATTAAATGACCTATTTAAAAGACTAGAAAACGGAGAAGATGTACAAGATTTAATTGATAATTACGAAACACATATCGTACCAATTATAGCTGATATTGATGCTGGTTTTGGTAATGAAGAAGCGACCTATTTACTAACCAAAAAAATGATTGAAGCTGGCGCTTGTGCCATTCAAATTGAAAATCAAGTGTCTGACGCAAAACAATGTGGGCATCAAGATGGTAAAGTAACGGTACCCCACGAAGATTTTATTGCAAAATTAAACGCTATTAGATATGCGTTTTTAGAATTAAGTGTAGACGATGGAGTTATTGTAGCTAGAACAGACTCTGAAGGCGCAGGATTAACCCAAAAACTACCCGTAAGTCAAGAACCAGGTGATTTAGCCTCTCAATATTTAGCTTTTGTTGAAGCTGAAGCTATTGATATTACAGAAGCCAAAGAAGGTGATGTGCTACTAAAAAGAGATGGTAAATTAGTACGTCCAGTACGATTAGCTAACGGGCTTTATAAATTTAAAGAAGGCTCTAATATAGACCGTGTCGTTTTAGATTGTATTACAAGTTTACAAAATGGTGCCGATTTATTATGGATTGAAACACCAACACCTAATGTAAAGCAAATTGCACATATGGTTAATCGTGTAAAAGCAGTCGTACCCAATGCTAAATTGGTATACAATAACTCGCCGTCATTTAATTGGACTTTAAATTTCCGTAATCAAGCCTATGAAGCTATGCTTGCTGAAGGAGAAGACGTAACAGCCTATGACAAAAACAATTTAATGGCTGCTGAATATGACGCCACCCCTTTATGTTTGCGTGCAGACCAAAACATTAAAACATTCCAAAAAGATGGCGCTAGAGATGCGGGTATATTCCACCACCTAATTACATTACCAACGTATCACACCACCGCGTTACACATGAACGATTTAACCAAAGGTTACTTTGGAGACGACGGTATGTTAGCTTACGTAAAAGGTGTGCAAAGAGAAGAGATCCGCAAAGGCGTGTCTTGTGTAAAACATCAAAGAATGGCTGGTTCTGACCTTGGAGATGATCACAAAACATTTTTCGCAGGTGATAAAGCCTTAAAAGCAGGTGGAGAAAATAACACCTCTAATCAATTTGAAAGCAAAACAAATACGACAAAACCAGAACTGGTTTTAGACAAATAA
- the rraA gene encoding ribonuclease E activity regulator RraA: MFTTADLWDDHHEHLTCVAPIFKSYGSKSAFSGQIKTLKVFEDNTLVRKQLESDGTGQVLVIEGDASIRCALIGDQLAALAIQNNWNGIVINGCIRDSALINTMDIGIRALNTSPVKSIKQNSGHSTISITFGGVIFIPKHYIYVDLDGILISKHYLIK, encoded by the coding sequence ATGTTTACAACAGCAGACCTGTGGGACGACCACCACGAACACCTTACCTGTGTTGCTCCTATTTTTAAATCTTATGGATCCAAATCAGCATTTTCAGGACAAATAAAAACCCTGAAAGTATTTGAAGATAATACGCTAGTCAGAAAACAATTAGAATCCGACGGAACGGGCCAAGTCCTTGTCATTGAAGGTGATGCCTCAATACGATGTGCTTTAATTGGAGATCAATTAGCGGCTTTGGCTATTCAGAATAATTGGAATGGTATTGTGATTAATGGTTGTATTCGAGATAGCGCCCTAATTAACACAATGGACATCGGAATAAGAGCTTTAAACACTTCGCCAGTAAAAAGTATAAAACAAAATAGTGGACATAGCACTATCTCAATTACATTTGGAGGCGTTATTTTTATACCAAAACACTATATTTATGTAGATTTAGATGGTATACTAATAAGCAAACACTATTTAATTAAATAA
- a CDS encoding pyridoxal-phosphate-dependent aminotransferase family protein — protein MKGRKLLMIPGPIEFEPDVLHAMSIPTTSHVSPDFINVFGTSLELMRDVWKAPKGQPFIIAGTGTLAMDMAAANLIEQGDHVLIISSGYFGNRFKAIAERYGAKTTLLEAPLGELVALETIEKELKSKPYKALTITHVDTSTGLLTDPKPIAQLATKYNTLSILDGVCSVAGEAIHQDEWGLDMVLTASQKAIGVPPGLALLMASKKAMQVWKNRKTPVPNYYADFSNWLPIMYAYEARQPSYFGTPAVNLIVALEVSLKIICTEGIDQRVHRHHNLAKAFRAGIVALNLEILPKTNTTTANTLTAIYYPKGINGADLSKQMSANDIIIAGGLLPELKANYFRIGHMGSISSNDLLAVLGALERALITLGHPLKAGQSLRAFQDTLLKSNL, from the coding sequence ATGAAAGGCAGAAAACTACTTATGATTCCTGGTCCTATAGAATTTGAACCAGACGTATTACACGCTATGAGCATACCAACAACCAGTCATGTCTCACCAGATTTTATAAACGTTTTTGGAACTAGTTTAGAATTAATGCGCGATGTTTGGAAAGCTCCAAAAGGACAACCATTTATTATAGCAGGAACAGGGACATTAGCGATGGATATGGCAGCTGCCAACCTTATAGAACAGGGTGATCACGTGTTAATAATTTCTTCTGGCTATTTTGGGAATCGTTTTAAAGCTATTGCAGAACGCTATGGCGCAAAAACAACTTTACTCGAAGCACCTTTAGGCGAATTGGTCGCTCTTGAAACGATTGAAAAAGAACTTAAAAGCAAACCATACAAAGCGTTAACCATTACACATGTAGATACCTCAACAGGTTTACTAACAGACCCTAAACCCATTGCACAATTAGCTACAAAATACAACACCTTAAGTATATTAGATGGTGTTTGCTCAGTCGCAGGTGAAGCCATCCATCAAGACGAGTGGGGTCTTGACATGGTATTAACCGCTTCTCAAAAAGCTATTGGTGTACCACCAGGACTAGCGCTTCTAATGGCTTCCAAAAAAGCGATGCAAGTCTGGAAAAACAGAAAAACACCTGTCCCAAATTACTATGCAGATTTTAGCAATTGGTTACCAATAATGTATGCTTATGAAGCGCGTCAACCATCCTATTTTGGCACACCAGCAGTCAATTTAATTGTAGCTCTAGAAGTTAGTCTCAAAATTATTTGTACTGAGGGCATAGACCAGCGCGTACACCGTCATCACAATTTAGCGAAAGCATTTAGAGCAGGAATAGTAGCTTTAAACCTAGAGATATTACCTAAAACAAATACTACAACAGCCAATACATTAACCGCTATTTACTACCCAAAAGGCATAAATGGCGCTGATTTAAGTAAACAAATGAGTGCTAATGATATTATAATCGCCGGAGGACTACTCCCAGAACTGAAAGCAAACTATTTTAGAATAGGCCATATGGGATCAATATCATCTAACGATCTCCTAGCTGTGTTAGGTGCTTTAGAGCGGGCATTAATAACTTTAGGACATCCCTTAAAAGCGGGACAGAGTTTACGAGCCTTTCAGGATACACTTCTAAAAAGTAACCTTTAG
- a CDS encoding 2OG-Fe(II) oxygenase, with translation MNRDQLAKLIVNRLNSDRELLKQQYDQSKNKIGHFYIDNILPKEIVDEIDNQFPNQNKMSLKKSLRENKYIAAQMNKYNPILEEAIYAFQNKEVVNCIKYICGIEDLQPDEYLYAGGLSSMNKDQFLNPHLDNSHDKDRNSWRVLNLLYYVTPNWNDGNGGHLELWPNGLKKKQITIHAKFNRLVVMATHQLSWHSVSPVLVDSSRNCVSNYYFSNNPLQANDKFHVTTFRGRPEQVITNQVLKIDSFLRMNIRKLFKKGIKENPHVYKKEN, from the coding sequence ATGAACAGAGATCAGTTAGCCAAATTGATAGTGAATCGATTAAATAGCGACAGAGAATTACTCAAACAACAATATGATCAATCAAAAAATAAAATAGGGCATTTTTATATTGACAATATCTTACCTAAAGAAATTGTTGACGAAATTGATAATCAGTTTCCAAACCAAAATAAAATGTCCCTAAAAAAAAGCTTAAGGGAGAATAAATATATAGCGGCTCAAATGAATAAGTACAATCCTATTTTGGAAGAAGCAATATATGCGTTTCAAAATAAAGAGGTGGTTAATTGTATTAAATATATTTGCGGAATAGAAGACCTTCAACCTGATGAATATTTATATGCAGGAGGACTATCTTCCATGAATAAAGATCAATTTTTGAATCCTCATTTGGATAATTCTCATGATAAGGATAGAAATAGCTGGAGAGTTTTAAATTTACTCTATTATGTTACTCCAAATTGGAACGATGGAAACGGAGGTCATTTAGAATTATGGCCTAACGGTCTAAAGAAAAAGCAAATTACCATACATGCTAAGTTTAATCGATTAGTTGTTATGGCTACACATCAATTGTCATGGCATTCTGTAAGCCCCGTATTAGTTGATTCTTCCCGTAATTGTGTATCTAATTATTATTTCTCGAACAATCCTTTACAAGCTAATGATAAATTCCATGTTACAACTTTTAGAGGGCGACCAGAGCAAGTAATTACAAATCAAGTTTTAAAAATTGACTCCTTTTTAAGAATGAATATCCGAAAACTATTTAAGAAAGGAATTAAAGAAAACCCGCATGTATACAAGAAGGAGAATTAA
- a CDS encoding LytTR family transcriptional regulator encodes MSITQPIKNTLKTVWQACISNTAWRWFQKIIILTVFSLVVNHLASQDNFIDTESYRFPIEGFLSTIMLFILIGIITNLNFKFYKKKYFSKKIEVVTILRFMLSTLGYITIMYIPVNIILNIITGGQTEFYYLLIGLVITLLLSFIFIVILYTQDLYSLYTLSIKDAEITIESGAKTTKLTYENIACFYSENKIVYTVQNDGTTINTDFTLKEL; translated from the coding sequence ATGAGTATTACACAACCAATCAAGAATACATTAAAAACAGTATGGCAGGCATGCATCAGCAACACTGCATGGCGTTGGTTTCAGAAAATAATTATATTGACGGTTTTTTCATTAGTAGTCAATCATTTAGCCTCGCAAGATAATTTTATAGATACTGAATCGTACAGATTCCCTATAGAAGGTTTTTTGTCAACTATTATGTTATTTATTCTCATTGGAATTATTACAAATCTTAATTTTAAATTTTACAAGAAAAAGTATTTCTCCAAAAAGATAGAGGTTGTTACTATATTAAGGTTTATGCTCTCCACTTTAGGGTACATTACAATCATGTATATCCCTGTAAATATTATTTTAAATATAATTACAGGCGGACAGACCGAGTTCTATTATTTATTAATTGGCTTGGTAATCACCTTATTATTGAGTTTTATTTTTATAGTTATCTTGTATACCCAAGACCTATACAGTTTGTATACATTATCTATAAAAGATGCGGAAATTACTATTGAAAGCGGCGCAAAAACAACCAAACTTACCTATGAAAATATTGCGTGCTTTTACAGCGAAAACAAAATTGTATACACGGTTCAAAATGATGGCACCACAATTAACACCGATTTTACACTGAAAGAACTTTAA
- a CDS encoding CPBP family intramembrane glutamic endopeptidase, translating to MNKINLRQTLIPLITIAIIWFIWFGPIRINYIENIIISIVIIIANYIEYKGKPFSALGFQREKFTIKNILVLAPIVALVLFAFYVFAVVPGITKLTRVPIDYSSFEQLKGNLPACLIALVVVWATAGFGEEIIFRGYFMRQFVKFFGESKLSIAINIILLGCFFGFMHSYQGITGQLVAGFVGALLALIFYLRKYDLWFIVAVHGFFDTFALICIYYGLA from the coding sequence ATGAACAAAATAAACTTACGTCAAACCTTAATTCCATTAATTACCATTGCAATCATCTGGTTTATATGGTTTGGACCAATCCGTATAAATTATATAGAAAATATAATTATTTCTATAGTAATCATTATAGCGAATTATATAGAATATAAAGGAAAACCATTTTCCGCACTTGGATTTCAACGTGAAAAATTCACAATCAAAAACATCCTCGTACTTGCGCCAATAGTTGCACTAGTTCTCTTTGCTTTTTATGTCTTTGCTGTGGTCCCTGGAATAACAAAACTTACAAGAGTACCTATTGATTATTCAAGTTTTGAGCAATTGAAAGGAAATCTTCCAGCTTGTTTAATTGCTTTAGTAGTAGTGTGGGCTACTGCGGGATTTGGCGAAGAAATTATCTTTCGCGGTTATTTTATGCGCCAATTTGTTAAATTCTTTGGAGAAAGCAAACTTAGTATCGCTATCAATATTATCCTATTGGGTTGTTTTTTCGGTTTTATGCATAGTTACCAAGGCATTACAGGACAACTTGTTGCAGGGTTTGTTGGGGCGCTCTTAGCTCTGATATTCTACTTGCGTAAATACGATTTATGGTTTATTGTTGCAGTACATGGTTTTTTTGACACGTTTGCTTTAATTTGTATTTACTATGGTTTGGCATAG
- a CDS encoding carboxypeptidase regulatory-like domain-containing protein: MKGVSDTTVVFINGKVNNYDKHAGKGIELTFTSEENNQSFKTITDSIGQFQITIASGLYKLQLIPYRLSRTPTLNFENLKYKSGDIRQLKIYTELSAETVALDTVFKNKKAYIKYLRR, translated from the coding sequence ATGAAAGGAGTTTCAGACACTACAGTTGTGTTTATTAACGGAAAGGTCAATAATTACGATAAACATGCAGGAAAAGGTATTGAACTAACTTTTACTAGTGAAGAAAACAATCAGAGTTTTAAAACAATCACAGATTCTATTGGCCAATTTCAAATAACCATAGCTAGCGGCTTATACAAATTACAGCTAATTCCTTACAGATTAAGCCGCACTCCAACTTTAAATTTTGAAAATTTAAAGTATAAATCTGGAGACATACGCCAATTGAAAATCTACACGGAATTATCTGCTGAGACCGTAGCATTAGATACCGTTTTTAAGAATAAAAAAGCTTATATTAAATATCTCAGAAGATAG